AGGCATGAAGTGCGATTCCCTCTCCCGGCCAGTCATGGCGGCTTCCATACCGGCGGTCCCCCAAAACGGGATACCCCCGATGAGAAAACTGAATCCGGATTTGATGATGCCGGCCGGTCAGCAGGTCTATTTCCATCAGTGAAACATCCTCCTGGGTTTTCCGGCGGCGGAAATGAAGCTCGGCAGACTGATCCCGGGAATCCCCCGTCACAAAACCTGCAATTTTATCCCGTCGGATATAATCTGAATATGTCCCTTCTTCCGGTGGTTTTCCCTCCACCAGTGCCAGATAGGTTTTGTTAATCCGGTGTTTGCGGAAATACCTGCTAAGCCGTGAAGCCGCCTTCGAAGTCCGTGCAAATACCATCACACCCGATGTGGGCCGGTCCAGGCGGTGAACCAATCCCAAAAAAACATTTCCCGGTTTGTCATACTTTTCTTTAATGTAGATTTTTCCCATATCCAGCAGGTTGGGATCCCCGCTGATATCCCCCTGGGAAAGGAGTCCCGGTGCCTTATTCACCACAAGCATGTGATTATCCTCGAATAGGATCTCATCTGATGTTATTTTCTGATAGATGTGCATTGGACAAGTCTACATAAGTCAGGACAGAATGAAAAGTTTAAACATCGCCGGTAAAATCCCGTCTGTTTTCTGGAGAATGAAAAGTGTAAATTGACCCCATGGATAAAGGATATGAAACGGGTCAGAAACCCCGGGATTTTTTAGCCTGTCTTAGGGATCATGTGCTTTTGTTTGACGGAGCCATGGGGACCATGATATATGAACGGGGTGTCTATGTTAATCAGTGTTATGATGCTTTAAACATTCAGAAACCGGATTTGATTCTGGGAATTCACCGGGATTATGCCGATGCGGGAGCGGATGTATTAACGACCAATACCTTTGGGGCAAACCGGTTTCTATTAAAAAAATACGGATACGAAGAACGGACGGTTGAAATCAACCGCAAGGGAGCTGAACTGGCCCGGCAGATTGCCGGCGACGAACTTTTTGTTGCCGGTTCCATGGGGCCTCCGCCAGACCGGATGGAGCCTT
This window of the Candidatus Neomarinimicrobiota bacterium genome carries:
- a CDS encoding RluA family pseudouridine synthase, which gives rise to MHIYQKITSDEILFEDNHMLVVNKAPGLLSQGDISGDPNLLDMGKIYIKEKYDKPGNVFLGLVHRLDRPTSGVMVFARTSKAASRLSRYFRKHRINKTYLALVEGKPPEEGTYSDYIRRDKIAGFVTGDSRDQSAELHFRRRKTQEDVSLMEIDLLTGRHHQIRIQFSHRGYPVLGDRRYGSRHDWPGEGIALHAWKLTILHPVSREKMTFTAPPPATWKPFI